The stretch of DNA aatttaataaaaaatatacaatgtttcTTTTGGTCTAAGAAATACTTGGCAAGGTCAGTGTATTTATTATCGTCCTGATTGAACATACTTGAAGAAAATATTGAATAGGGAATATTGGGAACAGGGGACAAATAATAGACAGAAAGAGACACTTTACATATAACTACTTACATCGGTAGTTAAGCATACTTTGCACACACTTACTCTTATAACTTTATGTAAGAACATCAACGAAGTAATAAcgtaaatatgcatatttattgaaaacatatgatctggttattcaaaagcttttatAATTTGCGATGTTCACATGTACCTAACTGGTCGCTTTGAATATTCGTAAGCACCTCAGCTGGCATCCAATTGAGGTGAGCATACGTACTTAGGTATTAAAGTGGGTAGTGTATTAttttatggtaccatcgagtaAATCTGATGATGAAAACGGAAGATGGTTAAAAATATCTGCAACTCTCGTATGTAATACGAGTTTTACCGTTACTACGTCAAACCAACGAGAATAGAGTGTATCTTTGGTCAAACTATAACTTGATGGGTGCTGttgacagtaggtacctacacataggTCATACAACTAAAGACGGTTGACATTATAGCTTGTACTTATAGAAAATTGTATTCTCGATactgtataaaaaatactaggtacgagtaggtattccaaattttaacaaaatttcatatacatttacctacatataaatttaATCACAGATCCCTGGTCTTATCACTAATTTGCAAATATTGTAGGTATGCAATATTTGACGAGCAAAAATTACGTTACTTGTCATAACTCataagattacaaaatattGTTAGCAATATGATGTATCCGTCATGCTTCAGCTCTGACCTCCAGCCGGCCAATATGGAGCCGCTGCGCGAATATAAATAGTATTAAACTTCAGCAGTAATCAGTTGCAAGTAGAAGTCGACCAAATAAACATTCTAAAATGGCAGCGAaggtaaattttaaatataatgccCAAATTACTTGACCTAAATGTTTAGGTGATCTTGGATCTAGTTACCTTGTTTATTTGTCAAGTTAAAATCAATTCCATTTTATTTCAGCAAAAGTGCACTTGCTGGACTGGATTTACTTACTTAAGCTGGTATATAAAATTAACTGTTCTTTTGCAGTTTGTCATTGTAGCCCTCCTGGTGGCAGCTGCGCAAGGCAGCGCGGTGCACGGTGGCGATTACAACAGCTTCTCCTACGGAGTATCAGATCCTAACACTGGTGATGTGAAGAACCAGCATGAGACCCGCGTGGGCGACAGCGTCCGCGGGCAGTATTCCCTCCTGGAGTCTGACGGCACGAAGCGCACTGTTGACTACGCTGCTGACCCACATACAGGATTCAACGCCGTCGTGCGCAAGGATCCTGTGATTGGACATGGTTACGGTGCTGGTTACGGTGCTGGTTATGGCGCTCACGCCACTCCTCTAGCGTACGCCGCACAAGCCGCTCCTCTTGCCTACGCCGCTCCTGTCGCCCACGCCGCTCCTCTCGCCTATGCCGCTCCCTTGGCCGCTCCCTTGGCGTACGCCGGTCACGCCGCTCCCGTAGCCTACTCTTCCCACGTCGCTCACGGCGCTCCTCTGGCTCACGGACTCTACGGTGCTCAAGGACTCGGCCTGGGCTATGGCGCCCAAGGTCTTGGACTCGGATACGGCGCTCACGGCCTCGGTCTTGGCTACGGAAATGGTCTCGGTTACGCAGCTGGTCTGGGACACGCTGGTGGACTTGGATACGGCCGTGGTCTCGGCCATGGTGCCCACTACGGTGGATGGTAATTTAATAAAGCCTTCCCTTTTAAataccaaaccaaaccaaaagtgaTACTCAAATGAAAAGCTGTGATTTatactgaaaataaatattgtatttgtGAATAAATGACGTGAAACTTACTAGAATATTTATTTTGAGCCTTTGATAAATATTTGAGGGCAACATTTAGACCCAGGTGTCGAAAGATATACtggcaggcctattcggatttcgagataatcacaagatcttgagacgattagagatcaactagatctacattatatatcgactagatgtgacttggatatctaagtcataacttgtcgaaatcgttcaagaggacctccagaatcgcggaaacgtcaaattggacatatctatcttacaaatatctttaaattatccgtatcgtaacttgttgaagtctagtagaaatctaattcatttgtGGTATCTAACTAAACTTCTAAGAAGTAAGTAATTAGGTCTTACTTTTACCACATCCATAGAAAACATCGACATATTTATTATGATTTGATATCTCAGACTCTCAGAGTATGATTAGATATAACAAATCATTCTGTATAACTTCTCTCGACCCGAttcaaataaatatgaaataatttaaGATCACAGACAATACACCTCTGCCTGCCTGCTACAATTATTTATAGTTCATGTTGCAGAATCGCAAGTAGATAAAAGAACTCATGTACAAATTCTAAATGTATGTTGATGGCTGAGTGGTAGAATACTAAAATAGCCAGTTAATATCAGAGGCAACCAAATATTTCAGTGATTACAATCCACAGTCCAGTACATTACAATGAAGGCCTAAGACGTCTCTATGAAAGACTAATTAGTCTGAATTACCACGCCGCCGAATCGCATAGGAGGCCGGTTCGaatttaaaaaccggccaagtacgagttggactcgcgcacgaaaggttccgtaccattatgcaaaaaactgaaaaaaaatcgtgtgatgtatgggagccctacttaaatattatttttattatgtttttagttgTTGTTATAcctagcggcaacagaaatacatcacctgtgaaaatttcaactatctaccTATCACGGTCCATAaaatacaacctggtgacagacagtcggacagacagacggacagtggagtcttagtaatagcagaAAGTAtatgtaatagggtcccgtttttaccctttgggtacggaaccctaaaaattgatcATTAGCCAGTACATCTAGcttgtaagtacttgtagttgtggtgtgtgttgtgttgtgtgttgtgttgTTGTAGCGAGCGCAGCCAACAACACGATTTTTTAAAACCTGTTTGAAAATGgtacagtcagtatcataaTCGCGGATCTACTCGTCAAAAGTATCGTCTATTCTCTAGTATGCAGCTGACCAAAAAGAGATTATATCTTTGTATGTAGAACTATTAGACTGTAAGGCGgaattccaccagtgtgcgacACGAGCTTTTTTGAACTGAATTATGCTTATTGTGCCGCACAGTgcaggggcccactgattaccagtccgccggacgatatcggcctgtcagttagaagtaaaatttgacagctccgaacaactttactgacaggctgatatcgtccggcgaactggtaatctgtgggccctctACGGCGTACAAAGCCCAATTCCAAAGAAAAACCGCAAATCGATGTAGGTACAGTTTAGCCATTTGGCACACGCatagaaaataaaacaaaatttttgagTTCTTAAAAAGAAATCCTGAGCTGCTGagtcatattttttttgtatgggaatttttttttcagaatgcGATAGCATGATTGATAGTATGCGGTATCATATAAAGGGGCTTTTTGAGgcgattctaaaaatataccacatttcagcatttttttaaattaaaacaaaaataatttactaaACATACCAAGTCAACgatatggctgatttttttttgcacAATATACATGATACTACTGATACATGATATCCTCTTATATTTTACCCCAAGAAagcaaatttgaaaataatttcatttagtttttttttcaatattacatacaaagtgACACAGTTCTcttcagtaggtacttacctaaatattttaatacatgactccctgctgtcacctctattgccAATATCGTATGGTAATGAGTATATACGAGTATGTTCTGGGATACTAAGAGCTCGGTCGTTACGACCCTATTATTGCCTATTATTTTAAATGctttatttacaaataatacCTAAGAACAGTGTACGAGTAAATACACGAGACCTAACTATGTACCTCCCTACTGAGTAATTGCATATCTAGCCAAGGACCTAATTATACGAAACAAACCGTAAAAAAACGATTAAGTAGGTGTGCATTTTTATTACTAGCTTTTAGTTTTTTGCACCCGAGAGTCAAGATAATATCTAGCAATAAAAGTTTAATGCGGGTGTTTACTTGACAAGGCAGGTCCTTGCTGAGTCATGTTCTGATtggtattaattatagtatagTTGGTATCAAGCGTTAATTAGGTATCTAGCCGAATTTACTTCTGAAACTACTTATATCTTCAGAGATACTCAGGTAATTTTACTGCAGTAACACATTTCATTGTATGTTGAACTATTTCGCATCTAGATAAGATATCGAAAAGTTAAGAGAATCTATGGAATCAAAGCTTATTTTGTGGGTTGCACCCTTACAGCCGGGATACATTTTTTACCTACTTAACCCTTCAAGTGACATACGTCACTTTTCAGTAGTTGGAATTTAAACTTTATATtaattagtcaaattttaaatttaattaaagtaatCGACCACGAGCCGCCACTCGAAGGGTTAAGGACTCCAATAAGGAAAACgtgaaatataattatatgtacatGGTCATTAACTTTGATTGTTTTTTCCACAGAAtagacatttttagggttccgtacccaaagggtaaaacggcaATAGGGTCCCCCTATtgctaagacttcgctgtccgtccgtctgtctgtcaccaggctgtatctcacgaaccgtgatagctagacagttgaaattttcacagatgatgtatttctgttgccgctataacaacaaatactaaaaacagaataaaataaagatttaagtggggctcccatacaacaaacgtgatttttgaccgaagttaagcaacgtcgggcggggtcagtacttggatgggtgaccgttttttgcattatggtacggaacccttcgtgcgcgagtccgactcgcacttgcccggtttttgaaaTGTGTTTGACTCAATAGCTATAATTTAGTACAATAATGTGTCCTGTGTCTGAATTATTTAAATGCTATATTCACGTGCAAGTGTTGTTTTTCCTGTCAAATTGATTAACATTGTTCAAATTCCTTTAGATATTGTGTAATAAAGTGGTTACTTCTTCCGAAAGTCATAAACTTTTCCCAATGTCCTGCTGCCCTTGATTGAGACCGTGCACCCAATCCGCATAACACAAGACACAATAAGGTAATCCTTATTATACCTTATTTCATATTAATAAGATATACGATTGGTCGTTGAAATGATCGTGCCGTTTGTATGACGCACGCACGCGGACGCGGTACTGACCTCCGAAACATAAATGCACCGCTATGGGTGTATATAAATAGTTGCAGAAACCCTAAGTGTATCAGTTGCAAGTCGAAGTCGAGCAATTACACTTACAATAATGGCTGcgaaggtaaataaaataatatgatcATTTAGTGGGGATTtctttatttaagtaaaaaaaaaaataatgctttTAAAGCCAGATAATGTAAAAGTAACACCATTGATTGAGCTGGGAAATTTTTAGGGTTAGAGTTACCAGGACTTTACGAGTTGAAATGTAATATAATGTTTTACTATctacttaggtaggtaggtacctacgtgccaaaaaatattatacggatctaaaaaaatgttttcgtttACAGTTCGTCGTTGTAGCTCTCTTGGTGGCGGCCGCCCAGGGCAGCGCGATCCATGGCGGTAACTACAACAGCTTCTCCTATGGAGTGTCGGACCCCTACACCGGCGACGTGAAGAGCCAGCACGAGACCCGCGTGGGCGACAACGTGGTCGGCCAGTACTCGCTGCTGGAGTCCGACGGCACGAAGCGCACCGTCGACTACGCCGCTGATGCCCACTCCGGATTCAACGCTGTCGTGCGCAAGGACCCTCTGCTGCACGCCGCTCCCGTCGCCATCGCCCACGCCGCTCCTTTGGCGTACGCCGCCCACGCCGCTCCTCTCGCTCACTCCGCCTACTCTACCCAAATCGCCCATGCCGCTCCCCTGGCCCACATCGCCCACGCTGCCCCCATTGCCCATACCGCCTACGCCGCTCCCATCGCCCATGGCGTCATCGGTTATGGTGCCCATGGCGCCATCGGCTACGGTGCCCATGGTCTCGGTCTTGGTTACGCCGGTCATGGACTTGGTCTCGGCCATGGTCTTGGATACGGTCATGGACTCGCCTGGTGAACGTAGTATAAATATGTGGTTAGTTAATGAAGAACGGCTGTGTtgacaaataaaatgaaatatttaatttaaatgacgCTTTATTTTCCTTAATTTTAATCTTCTCGTCGTAAACGGactgtttataaaataaattgtttcacCGACGAAAGAAACCTTTTAAAACATGCAccggtaaacgtactagtgctcgacatgctaatgcccaatagatgataTGACACCTTcctgtcacctctattggcattgacttaagtttcaagatgacatttactgggaccgcgtcgagcaccagtacgtttaccttaatttttttatagatttttGTTCTTTCGGCCCTATTTAAGTAACCTAGTAATTGAATAATGAAAAAAAGGAGGCACTTTTTATTTCATACTGATATAAATGACTGATATAATAATTAGTCAGGTCATAAGTTCTGTCACAAAGGTTATGACTGAAAAAGTTTAATACAAAGCCTCCAATAAAAAAGTAAGACATGATTTCAAAGCTTAATTTATATTGATCGAAACGTAATAATATGTAACAAAACGTAAATTCGTTTAAAATATAGATCGCGATTTATTTACTCGGCTGGATTGTAAAGAATTATACTTCACTAGGGTATAAAaatcagataaataaaataggtacttaaaattgtttatttataatgaACCTACTTTATTAGAACGTTATTGTATCACCAGCATTTAGTTCTCCAACAAGTCTGTACTTCAGCTAATACCCTTCAAACATAGGGTACTTTTCAGCAACGAATGCCGTATCTTATTGattaagtatttttcaaattgatTCATATAGTTTTTCGTTAGGTCAGTCTTCGTACATAAACTTTATTTAGGGCAAGAACTTCCCTTCTGAAGGTTTCCCAAGAACTACTTACTTCGATCGACCTGAATgtgaccaaaaatattttttgccgaATTTTCTCACTTTACCGATGGGACACCACAAACGCAAGTCCAAACGCAGGTAAAAcgtttaaataaatactaaaagaAGTAAACAATTGTGAAAAATGTGGCAAGCTACAttaaaatttgctacaatacggcGCCAGGAAAAGTTCATTGCATTAGCGCGCGGTTGTTTTAGGCGATAAACGCAGTGTTGAACGCATGCTTCATCGGTATGCAAGAAAAATAACAATGTGCTTACCGCTGCGTTTACCGCGTAAAACAGTTTATGATAATTTAAGATTATCTTATATAAAATGGATAAGCGGCAAACGCATCGCGTTACGCTGTGTTAATCGCAGACAACCGCGCGCTTTAGGTAGTCGTGTAAACTTGTAGAGCATAAATAGCAATGCCTTAAAATAAGTTATAAGAATCTAAATCGTTGTTTTATAAATGGAAAACTATGTTTAATTTGATTGACAAAATTTTGCCTCAAAGTTGAAATAACTTGCTTCGAAGCGAGGCTACATATTCCGCTCCAAAGTTTGTTATAAAATTGCTTCTACAAAAAACTATTGAGATAAACGAAGAAAAGATTATATCAATACAAGAAGAAATAAATATCTCTTTAACATTTCcattacctaattaaaaatgaaattctTCATTTTTATATCAAATCATAATGTTTTTGAAAATCGGAACTTCCAGCCGCGCTCACCCTTTTATCGGCACACAATTATACTCATCCTTATTCCCATGGTAACAATTTTTTAACAAAGGTGTGTTAGAATATAATTTGCCCACTTTGGCCTTCACTATCTATTTGACGCTCACTGTGCAGCTAAATGTCACTTTTATAagaaccggtcaagtgcgagacggactcgcgttccaagggtttttaacccaatttttaacaatgtatttttttatgtggaacttGAATGAAATATCTTTAttaacccgtaggggtcgggtcaaaaactaagtaggtaattgagtccgactcacgcttgactgcacatttctaatagtttttctgtcatctataggtaaagaactattttgtgtatttttttcaaaattttagacctagcaGTTTCGGGGATAAAGGGGAgtggggaatggtcggacagacagacagaaggacaagtgatcctataagggttccgttttttccttttgaggtactggaaccctaaaaattcaTCATCTGTATACGAATACATCTGGAGTATAGCCCTTTATATGGAAACGAAACGTGGACAATTACCCTATAAGAGACAGGAAGAGAATGGACGCATTTGATATGTTGTGTTGGAGACGAATGGAAGGCATCAGTTGTAGAGACAAGATAACCAATGAGGAGGTGTCACGAAGAGTGAGCGAAACACCTATTCTGAACACTATTGAAAATAGACGCGgaaaaatgattggacatttaATACGACACGACCATTTCTTTAAAACTATACTGGATAGGACACAAACGAGGTAGAGGAAACCCAGGAGCAGTTACTAAGATCAAGTGAAAAAAAAGTAGGGGAcgtgtcgtatcaaaaagtcaaagagctggcgcaagatagggaaagctggaagatactccatcgacaagagaataactcttaaATTTATGATGATGTATGTACATACACAAATATGCATGTAATGCGAATAATCAGTTTTGATTTCCGAGTTTAGCTGGAATGACtatatcttataaaacaaagtccccccgccgcgtctgtctgtttgtgtgtttttatgttcgcgataaactcaaaaactactgaacggattttcatacggtttCCACCTATttatagagtgattcttaatgttaaggtttacccgtgcaaagccggggcgggtcgctagtgtatGTATATACTTAGGTAAGTTTATGATGTCAACGACCAACCAAATTCCTGGTCACTTAATACCTACGTAAGTTCTACACGGATAATGACTGAGAATTTGACCTCCGAAATATTATCGCAGTGCCGACAGCAATATAAATAGTTGTTACAAACCCCAATTAATCAGTTGCAACCCGAAGTCGAGCAATACACACCTATCACAATGGCTGCGAAGGTAATTTTTCTGTCTTGATTTCAAAatttcaaagattttttttactatttatgTACATAGGAAAATTTTAaagaattttttttatcatatagtaaataattaaacaaacataaaatataTCCTTTCCCggacctcaaactatctccgtACTAAATGTCATCTAAATCAGTTTAGCCGTTTAAGCATGAAGAGattac from Cydia splendana chromosome 5, ilCydSple1.2, whole genome shotgun sequence encodes:
- the LOC134790424 gene encoding cuticle protein 64-like; translated protein: MAAKFVIVALLVAAAQGSAVHGGDYNSFSYGVSDPNTGDVKNQHETRVGDSVRGQYSLLESDGTKRTVDYAADPHTGFNAVVRKDPVIGHGYGAGYGAGYGAHATPLAYAAQAAPLAYAAPVAHAAPLAYAAPLAAPLAYAGHAAPVAYSSHVAHGAPLAHGLYGAQGLGLGYGAQGLGLGYGAHGLGLGYGNGLGYAAGLGHAGGLGYGRGLGHGAHYGGW
- the LOC134790428 gene encoding larval/pupal rigid cuticle protein 66-like — encoded protein: MAAKFVVVALLVAAAQGSAIHGGNYNSFSYGVSDPYTGDVKSQHETRVGDNVVGQYSLLESDGTKRTVDYAADAHSGFNAVVRKDPLLHAAPVAIAHAAPLAYAAHAAPLAHSAYSTQIAHAAPLAHIAHAAPIAHTAYAAPIAHGVIGYGAHGAIGYGAHGLGLGYAGHGLGLGHGLGYGHGLAW